The genomic DNA GGAAAGGGATGTTGTCGATAAACAAGATTGCAGAGCATGTGGAGAGGCTTGTATGGCTTATCAAAGACCAGAAGACCTAATAAGAGCCATTTTTGATGACCTTGTAGATGTGAAAAGAAAGGCAATCTTGCAAGCGGCAGAGCGGGCAAGAAGTGAAGTGCTAGAAATTTTTAAGACTGAAGGCAGATCGCATGATGTGAGATGGCAGGATTTGAATGAAGGCTACCTTCGCGCTAAAATAAAACAAGGCTTTTCAGAAAAAAAACTTCATAAAACCACAACATTAAAGCAGTCGATAAGCACGGCGCACAAAGGCGACTTTGCCATTGTGGGCACGCCAGTGTTCTACGGGTTATTTCATGAGGAGGGGACAAACAAAATACCAGCAAGGCCGTTTATGAAACCTGCTTTTGAATCTATGCAGGCAAAGACTGAGAAAATAGTTGCTGCAATATTGAGGGAAAGCTGATGTTTTCTGATATAGATAATGCGATTGTTCAAAAGCTGAAAGAAGTGTTTTTTGGAACACCCCTTGAAAACAATATTTTTCCGGTAATTTTTAGAGACGACCTTAGAAACAGACCTTTACGGTTTCCCGCTGTGAGGGTGGTGTTTTTAGGTATGAATCAGACTGAAGATTTGAGCGTGCCGAATACCGAAATTGTTTCAAGACTCAATTACGGCGTATTCTATTATTTTCGCAGTTTTAAAGAAAAAGATGGAGCTAACATTTATCCTGATTTGCTCAAAATTGTTGACAGTTTGAAAAATCTGCAAACAGCAAGAGGGGTTTTGCAAGCAGAAAGCTGCCAGCTTGTGGCAAATGACGGATATTACGCCTATATGTGCGAATTTAGCATAGAGACAGTAATTTAGTGGAGGTGAAATTATGGCCAAAAAGGCTCAAGTTGAAAGTAGGGAAATTACAGCAGAAATCCTTAAAGAAGAAAAAAGAGAGGTTGATAGGCTGATATATGTGGGGCCTAACATTACAGAACTACTTCTTGTTTTTGGTAAAACTTACGAAAAGGTTCCTGTTATCCCTGAAGAGTTTAAAGATTTAAATCTTAAGAGGTTTTTCGTAAAAATATCTGAATATCCGAAAAGGAAAACTGAGCTTGCAAAAGATGCTGAGAAAGTTTTGAGACAATACAGGACGATTTTAAAGGAAAAGAGCAAGGGAGGTAATAAATGAGTTATTTTGCAGGCGTAAGAACTTTTGATATTCCCACAAGCCTTGTGCCGCCTGTGAGGGTGAATAATCCTGTGGTGGCTTTTGGTACAAGTCTAAACAACCCGATAGGGCCCAAGCTGATATTTAGCTTTGACGAGTATGAACAGGTTTTTGGATATGATGGCGATTATACAAAGCATACGCTTGATGAAGTGGCTGATGTGGCATTTAAGCTTTACAAAGTGACGCCGGTTGTTTTTGTGAGTATTGGAGCAGATGCAACAGACACGGTCAATATCACATCTACAACAGTTATAGATGCCATAAATGCCAATTTAGACAACATATTTTTTCTTTTTAGAGAAGTGCCTGGCACATTAATTGCTCCGGGATTTTCAAAAGATCCATCTGTGGCTATTGCAATGGCTGCAGCTATGGAAACAGTTTCAACACTTTTTAAAGGTATGGCAATTGCTGACATTCCTGATACTATTGCTTACGCAGATGTACCGAATTATAAGACAATCAACAACTTAGTTGACGATAATCTTATTCTCACCTATCCTGCCGTAACATTTGAAGGTAAAGCACATAACCTATCAACTCATCTTGCTTTCCAGCAGGCATTTATTGATGGCAAGAACGAAGGGATCCCTTATCAGGTAGCATCAAATCAGAGGTTGCTGATAGATGGGTGTTCTCAAGTGTTAACTCTAACTGCAGCAAATTTTCTAAGAGGTAATGGTGTTGTGACCGTTCTCAATTTTATTGGCGGCTTTACTTCGTGGGGCGACAGGACAAGTGTTTATCCTGGCAATACAGACCCTGTTGAATGTCAAATCCCTATCCGTAGAATGTTTAATTATCTCAACGAGGTTCTCGTCAGAACATACTGGCAAAAAGTTGACGTGCCGCTGAATATGAGAGTGCTTAAGACAATCAGAGATAGCGTAAACACAATGCTTGACGGCTGGACTGCAAGAGAAATTATTAACGGCGGCAGATGTGAAATTCTCGAATCTGAAAATCCTACAACTGACCTGATAGATGGTATCGCAAGACTTCATATTTATTGGGCACCACCTGGAGCATTGAGAGAGATCGATTTTTACAAAGAGTATGATGTGAACTACATTCAAAGTATTGTAGGACAGCTTTAAGGAGGTTTTAGATGGAAAAGCCTGTAAAATTAGCAAACGCTACTGTATATAAAGATAATTCTGAGATAGTTGGTATTGCTGATGCGGAACTGCCAAAGGTGGAGTTTGATGCTGAGGCTTTAAAGGGGCTTGGTGTTGCTGGGGAGATTGAGATGCCAAATCCAGCCAGTATAAAGCCGATGGCATGCAAGCTTAAATTTAATACAGTTACACCTGCTTTTGCGTCTCTCACAGCACCAACGGCTCATACAATCTCAATTCTTGGCAGCATGCAATGGCACAATCCTGATGATAAAACTGCAAGGTATGTCCAAGTAAGGGCATTCATAATCGGCTGGCCAAAGTCTTCTTCAAGCGGGAAGGGTGAGCAAGGTAAAACTATGGATGCGGAAATTGAGTTTTCTGTGCAGGTTTATAAGCTTGAGATTGACGGCACGGTTTATTATGAGATAGACCCTGAAAACTTCAAACTGATGATTGATGGCACTGACTACCTTGCCGATGTCAGAGCAAATCTTGGCAAATAGGGGGTAATTGATGGATAAAGAGTATAAGCTGAAATACCCTGTGGGTGATGTCAAGAGTGTTAAGATGAGAAGGCCTAAAGTGAAAGATTTGATAGATTTACAACAGCTTGATATTGATGAGGCAGAAAGAGAGCTTTTACTATTTGAAAAATTAACAGGTGTACCGAAAGACATTTTAAAAGAGATGGATATGTATGATTACGCTCGCATTCAGGAGATGTATGCGGGTTTTTTGAAGGGGTAAGCGATATATGGAGTGCAGTGAGGAAGGTTGCATTCGTCTTCAAGTTTCCGCCATCAGAGATAAAAGAACTTACTCTGAATGAACTTGAAATATGGCGGGGCGCAGCCGATGAAATTATGGCCGATATTGCGAGTTTTTCGGGAGGGGATACATAGATGTATCCCCTTTCGTAAAACTTGCACGAAAGACACTTTATAAAGCTTTATAAAGGGGTGTTTGATTGAAGCAGTATGTTCTTGGGATAAAGATTGGCGCAGCGTTTGACTCCACTTTTAAGCCCACATTGAACCGTGCAAAAGAGTCTTTAAGATCGCTTAATAAGCTTACAGATTTGAAACTGCGTCTTGACTCTAAAATTAAAGATGCGAGAAAGAAGTTTTCTGAATCCGTGTCAAGCTGGAGAAGTGTGGCGGGTACTGCTCTAACCGTAAGCATGCCTGTCAAAATTGGTGCGGATTTTGAATTTCAGATGACCCGAGTGGGGGCGCTTTTAAATGTAACTGGAGACAAATTTGAGGCCTTAGAAAAGAAGGCGATGCAGCTTGGCTCTACCACAATGTATTCTTCAAGTCAGGTTGGGCAGGCTATGGAATATCTGGCGATGGCCGGTTTTTCTACAAACCAGATTTTACAGACGGTTGGCCCTACTCTCAACCTTGCTACAGTAGGCAATATTGAGCTTGGCAGAGCTGCTGACATAAGCTCTGATATTTTATCTGGTTTTGGTTTGAAGGCAAAAGATCTTACACGTGTTGTGGATGTGATGTCAAAAACTATTTCCACGTCAAACTCATCTGTGGAGTCTCTTGGCGAGGCGATGAAGTATGTGGCGCCAGTTGCAAAATCTCTCGGAGTCTCCATTGAAGAGACCTCTGCGATGCTTGGGCTCCTTCATAATGTTGGTATCAAGGGAAGTATGGCAGGGACTACTTTAAGGGCAATGATGTCAAGATTGTCTGCTCCTACAGGTGCGGCAGCAAAAGCTCTGCAAAGACTCGGAGTTCAGACAACAGATGCTTATGGCAAAATGAGACCTATGCAGGAGATTTTGAAAGATATAGGTGAAAGATTGGAGCTTTTGCCTGAGGCAAAAAGGATGGAGTTTGTAAAAGCCATATTTGGCGAAGAACCGGCAGCTGGAGCTATAGAGCTCATTGTGCAGGCAAAAACAGGTGGGCTTGGTAAATATATCGATGAGGTTGAAAACGCTTCCGGTTCTGCATCAAAGATGGTTGGCAGGATGAATGATACAGTCGTGGCCAGGTTTAAGGCTGTGGCAAGTGCTCTGGAAGGAATGTTTTTGACGATTTATAAGCCTATTGAGCCTCTTGTGAAATTTGGGCTTGATGTGCTTGTGGGCGGTATTAGAGCGCTTACTTCAGTCTTAAAAGTGGTCTCTCCAGTTTTATCTCCGATAGTGTTTACTCTCGGTATGTTTTATGTGGCTAGCAAGCTTGCAGCTATAGGGATGGCTTTGATGAGGCTTCAGGCACTGCTTGGTGCAAAAAGTTTGCTTACTTTTGGTATTAGGATACCATTTTTAAGCTCTGGCATGATGATGCTTGGTAAATCTTCGCTGTTTGCAGGAATTTCTTTTGGTAAACTGTTTGGGATTTTGCGGGCTGGAGCAGCTACGCTTCTTGCTAACCCTATTTTCCTGGTAGGTGCTGCTGTAGCTACGGGAGCTTATCTTGCAATAAAAAACTGGAGCAAAGTGAAAGAGTTTTTTAAGAGTATCGGTCAGACTATGAAAAACGTGTTTGTGTCGCTAGGGGGTGCTATAAAAAAGGTGTTTAAAATTTTCTTAATGGCAACCCCAATAGGTGCAGCTTATTTTGCAATAAAGAATTGGAAAAAAGTTAAAGAGTTTTTTAAGGGCTTTGGGGTTTCAGTTAAGAACATTTTCGCATCTATTGGTAATGCAATAAAAAATGTTTTCAAGTCGGTTGTTAATGTTGTCTTGACTCCGTTTAAACTCATCGGCAAAGCTTTTAATCTTGTCAAAAAGCCTTTTGGCTGGATTAAGGGATTGTTTGGAGGAGAAGAACAGGAAGCTGCGGCTGATAGAGTATCTAAATCTTTAAGCACTCGAGAGAAAGATGGCACATTAAAAATAATTGAAAAAAATAATGCGATAAAACAGACGGAGAAAGTGCTGCAAAAGGAAAAAGATAAAACCTTTATCGGCAAGATTATCGAAAAGTTTTTTCATACAGAAAAGAAAACCGAAAAAGAGAGTGTTAAAACAGTTTTGGAGCACAAAGCTATAAAAGAAACAGATAGAGTATTGCGTAAAGATTCGTTTGTGGCCACTAAGAGCGAGAAAAAAGATACTACAAAAGAGTTAAAAGAATTTAAAGAAAATAAAATCAGAGATACTGGCATAACAATAAACTCTATCAATATTAATATAAATTCTGACAGACCAGTAGAAGTTATAAAAAAAGAAGCCCCTCAGATAAAAACTGAGGTTAAAAGGATAATTTTTGAAGTTTTTGATGATTTGAAAAGAAAACAAGCGCTGGCGTATAATAAATGATAGTACATAAGACAAAATACGGTGAGACTTTTGATATTTTGGCGAAAAGATATTACGGGGATGAAAAGTTGATGCATTATATTCTTGAAGCAAACCCTGAGCTTAGAGATAAAATATTTTTTGATGGGAACTTTGATGTGTTTATTCCTGATCTTCCTGAAGATGTAAAAATCGAAGAGGTTACAGCTCCGTGGAAAAGGTAAGAAAACCGCTGTTTGTCCTTATATATGAGGGCAAAGATATCACAAAAGACATCTCAGAAATATTTGATTCAATAAGTTATACTGATTATCTATCTGGGATGTCTGATGAGATCAGCATATCGCTTGAGAATAGAGATGGGAGATGGTTTAAATCATGGATGCCCCAGAAGGCGGATAGGTTGAAGCTTTATCTTGGATATGAAAGCAGTAAACTGCTTAATTGCGGCATTTTTATAATTGATGAGATTTCTTATGGCGGTTTTCCTGATAAAATCGATTTGAAAGGTTCTTCTTTTCCTTATGAGTCACCCAATCTACATAAAACAAAGAAACGCAGAACTTTTGAAAACACAACATTAAACAGTATCGTAAGTGGTATAGCAAAAGAAAACAGTTTGCAGCCGTTTGTAAAAATAGAGCCCGATGTAGATATCAAGCGTATTGATCAATTTGATGAGACTGATGCAACATTTCTGACCAGGATTGCTGAGGATTACGGCTATTTTATAAAATTTGCCGAAGAAAAGCTTATTTTCTCGAAATTTAAAAATTTGGAGGATGAACCAGCTTCTTTCACCATTAAGAAAGATGAGATTGTATCTTACATGGTTAAAGATACGATACATACCTTATATAAAGAAGCGATAGTGGAATACTTTGACCACAAAGAGCAAAAACTAAAAACCTACACCTTTCATGATCCCAATATCAAATGGGGTGAAACTCTAAAAATAAACGAGTCTGTCGATAATCTTGTGCAAGCTCAAGAAAAGGCAAAAGCTGCGCTTCGGGCAAGAAATATGCTGAGCGCAAAAGTTACACTTGAGCTGATGGGAGATACAAGACTTGTGGCAGGTTTGACTGTAAATATTGAAGGGTTTGGTAATTATGACGGCAAGTATATTATCAGTTCAAGCACACACACATTAGACAGTTCAGGATACATTACTTCAGTGGAGCTTAAAAAATGCTTGAGTTATTAAAAGAGCTTGAATTTCGTATTAGAAAACTTGAGATAATACAAAACTCTATCGTAAGATTAGGTAAAGTGACAAACAGGTATCCTGACAAAAACAGGGTGCGAGTAGAATTTCAGGG from Deferribacter autotrophicus includes the following:
- a CDS encoding phage tail sheath family protein — protein: MSYFAGVRTFDIPTSLVPPVRVNNPVVAFGTSLNNPIGPKLIFSFDEYEQVFGYDGDYTKHTLDEVADVAFKLYKVTPVVFVSIGADATDTVNITSTTVIDAINANLDNIFFLFREVPGTLIAPGFSKDPSVAIAMAAAMETVSTLFKGMAIADIPDTIAYADVPNYKTINNLVDDNLILTYPAVTFEGKAHNLSTHLAFQQAFIDGKNEGIPYQVASNQRLLIDGCSQVLTLTAANFLRGNGVVTVLNFIGGFTSWGDRTSVYPGNTDPVECQIPIRRMFNYLNEVLVRTYWQKVDVPLNMRVLKTIRDSVNTMLDGWTAREIINGGRCEILESENPTTDLIDGIARLHIYWAPPGALREIDFYKEYDVNYIQSIVGQL
- a CDS encoding tail protein X, with protein sequence MIVHKTKYGETFDILAKRYYGDEKLMHYILEANPELRDKIFFDGNFDVFIPDLPEDVKIEEVTAPWKR
- a CDS encoding HK97-gp10 family putative phage morphogenesis protein yields the protein MAYQRPEDLIRAIFDDLVDVKRKAILQAAERARSEVLEIFKTEGRSHDVRWQDLNEGYLRAKIKQGFSEKKLHKTTTLKQSISTAHKGDFAIVGTPVFYGLFHEEGTNKIPARPFMKPAFESMQAKTEKIVAAILRES
- a CDS encoding phage major tail tube protein — encoded protein: MEKPVKLANATVYKDNSEIVGIADAELPKVEFDAEALKGLGVAGEIEMPNPASIKPMACKLKFNTVTPAFASLTAPTAHTISILGSMQWHNPDDKTARYVQVRAFIIGWPKSSSSGKGEQGKTMDAEIEFSVQVYKLEIDGTVYYEIDPENFKLMIDGTDYLADVRANLGK
- a CDS encoding phage late control D family protein; the protein is MEKVRKPLFVLIYEGKDITKDISEIFDSISYTDYLSGMSDEISISLENRDGRWFKSWMPQKADRLKLYLGYESSKLLNCGIFIIDEISYGGFPDKIDLKGSSFPYESPNLHKTKKRRTFENTTLNSIVSGIAKENSLQPFVKIEPDVDIKRIDQFDETDATFLTRIAEDYGYFIKFAEEKLIFSKFKNLEDEPASFTIKKDEIVSYMVKDTIHTLYKEAIVEYFDHKEQKLKTYTFHDPNIKWGETLKINESVDNLVQAQEKAKAALRARNMLSAKVTLELMGDTRLVAGLTVNIEGFGNYDGKYIISSSTHTLDSSGYITSVELKKCLSY
- a CDS encoding phage tail assembly protein; protein product: MDKEYKLKYPVGDVKSVKMRRPKVKDLIDLQQLDIDEAERELLLFEKLTGVPKDILKEMDMYDYARIQEMYAGFLKG
- a CDS encoding phage tail tape measure protein — translated: MKQYVLGIKIGAAFDSTFKPTLNRAKESLRSLNKLTDLKLRLDSKIKDARKKFSESVSSWRSVAGTALTVSMPVKIGADFEFQMTRVGALLNVTGDKFEALEKKAMQLGSTTMYSSSQVGQAMEYLAMAGFSTNQILQTVGPTLNLATVGNIELGRAADISSDILSGFGLKAKDLTRVVDVMSKTISTSNSSVESLGEAMKYVAPVAKSLGVSIEETSAMLGLLHNVGIKGSMAGTTLRAMMSRLSAPTGAAAKALQRLGVQTTDAYGKMRPMQEILKDIGERLELLPEAKRMEFVKAIFGEEPAAGAIELIVQAKTGGLGKYIDEVENASGSASKMVGRMNDTVVARFKAVASALEGMFLTIYKPIEPLVKFGLDVLVGGIRALTSVLKVVSPVLSPIVFTLGMFYVASKLAAIGMALMRLQALLGAKSLLTFGIRIPFLSSGMMMLGKSSLFAGISFGKLFGILRAGAATLLANPIFLVGAAVATGAYLAIKNWSKVKEFFKSIGQTMKNVFVSLGGAIKKVFKIFLMATPIGAAYFAIKNWKKVKEFFKGFGVSVKNIFASIGNAIKNVFKSVVNVVLTPFKLIGKAFNLVKKPFGWIKGLFGGEEQEAAADRVSKSLSTREKDGTLKIIEKNNAIKQTEKVLQKEKDKTFIGKIIEKFFHTEKKTEKESVKTVLEHKAIKETDRVLRKDSFVATKSEKKDTTKELKEFKENKIRDTGITINSINININSDRPVEVIKKEAPQIKTEVKRIIFEVFDDLKRKQALAYNK